Part of the Synechococcus sp. MU1643 genome, AGATCAAGCAGGATCAGGTCCGGGGTGTATTGGAGAGCAAGGGCCTGACCTTTGATGCCATCGTCGGCCCGCTGCACATCGAAACCGCTGTGCTCCAAATGGCCGCCAACCAGGTCGCGCATGTCCTGGTCATCTTCGATTAGCAGGATGCATGGCTTCATCGGTTCGGCGGCAATTCGGCTGGAGAAATAAAGAGCGCTGTCTGTGGGGATTAACGCTGGACGGATTCTCTCAAGCTTTTCAAGTGTCTGCAGATTTCCAATGAAGAGCTCTATGTGGGCTTGGTTGTCGCAGATCGCTTGCAGGAAAAGGGATCTGGCGCTTTTTCCCAGTTATCTTTCGCCAGTGGCTGTTTAGGAAGTCTTCCGCTTCGGGCAATCCCCCGTCACGAATTTTTTTTTCGTCAATAAAAAAGCCACAGCTTCAGCTGTGGCTTCAAGCTCCCCGGGCGGGATTCGAACCTGCGACCAATCGATTAACAGTCGACCGCTCTACCGCTGAGCTACCGAGGAATGAGACCCGAAGACCTTACCCCTCGAATGTGCCGCCCTGCAAGCGCCTTCGCAGTTCTGCTCCCCGGGTCCATGCTCCAATCCGACCGTCTTGCATGCGGGCAGCGCCGTCGGCGAACGCCAATTCCCCGAGCCTGTGGGTGATCCACAGCGCTGTGACCGGGTTGACGGGGTCTTTGCAAAGCCGTTGCACGGTGTTCAGCACCGTGGTTTGGCTGCTGGGATCCAACAGAGCGGTCGGTTCATCGAGCAGCAATAGCCCGGCGTCACTCGCGAGGGCTCCGGCAATGGCCAGGCGTTGTTTCTGGCCGCCGCTGAGGCTGTGAATCGGTCGGTTCTCCAGTTGGGCGAGGCCGAATTGGCTCAGTAGGTCGCGCACGGTGCTCTGGCGATGCTGTTGTGGCCCTTGAGAGTCCATACCCAGCATCAGATCGCTGCCGCAACTGGGGAGCAACAGCTGATGGTCTGGGTTTTGAAATACCAGGGCCGTTTTGGTGCGGCAGGCGATGCGTCCGCTTTGGGACTCAA contains:
- a CDS encoding ABC transporter ATP-binding protein, encoding MFPDTSTAELSVEDVSHRWPNGQQALNHCNLVIPGPGLWMLVGSNGSGKSTLFRLISGLLESQSGRIACRTKTALVFQNPDHQLLLPSCGSDLMLGMDSQGPQQHRQSTVRDLLSQFGLAQLENRPIHSLSGGQKQRLAIAGALASDAGLLLLDEPTALLDPSSQTTVLNTVQRLCKDPVNPVTALWITHRLGELAFADGAARMQDGRIGAWTRGAELRRRLQGGTFEG